The genomic region GTCATCGCCTACGACGTGCGTGACCCGCGCCGGTGGCGCCGGCTCTTTCGGGTGATGAACGGTCGCGGCGAGTGGCTTCAGCTTTCGGTGTTCCAGGCGCGGCTGTCACGGCGCGGGCTTGTCGAGCTGAAGGCGGCGGTGAGCGCTGTGATCAGGCACGACGAGGATCATGTGCTGATCCTAGACCTTGGGCCTGCCGACGATGTGAAGCCGCGGGTGGTGAGCCTTGGCAAGGCGTTCGTTCCGGTTGCCCGGGCACCGATCATCGTGTGAGGTGGGCCAAGGGGTGCTGATCATCAGTGCGCCGAGGCGCTGCGAGCGCTCGGGTGGCGCCTTGGGTCGCGGCAGTACTCGCGGAGTTCTTTGACATGCTGGATCAGAGGGTTATTTTGTGTTCGGGTGACTATGTATGCTCGCTGTTTGGTGGGGATGGGCTGGAGGTTGGGAGCGCTCGCGGGCTGGTCTGGAACCCGTTGGCGTGGTTTGCAAAGGTGGCGGCGGCCTCTTCCCCGGCATTCGTGCCGGGGCCTCATTGAAGGTCGGAACCTGCAGCGTCGCCCGTCTACGTCTACGGTTCTCTTCCCCGGCATTCGTGCCGGGGCCTCATTGAAGGCACCACCAACCCAGCCGATGCGAGCACAGCGCCCACGCGCTCTTCCCCGGCATTCGTGCCGGGGCCTCATTGAAGGCTGTAAAGCCAGTACTAAGCTCGGCCGCTCCCCACACCTCTTCCCCGGCATTCGTGCCGGGGCCTCATTGAAGGATAACCGTTGCGCACGCATGCGACAGCCGCAACAAGCCTCTTCCCCGGCATTCGTGCCGGGGCCTCATTGAAGGGACAACTGGTGCTAAGCAGGTAGTGGATAACCACAAGCTCTTCCCCGGCATTCGTGCCGGGGCCTCATTGAAGTCCGGCATGCACGAAGCGCAAGCAAAGGAACGATCAAATCTCTTCCCCGGCATTCGTGCCGGGGCCTCATTGAAGTTGCGTCGCACGCGGCGCTCTCCGCCCAACGCTTCCACCTCTTCCCCGGCATTCGTGCCGGGGCCTCATTGAAGTCTCCGGTGGCGCGAAACCGAAGCGAAGGAACGCATCTCTTCCCCGGCATTCGTGCCGGGGCCTCATTGAAGTGCGTCGACCAGTGGCGACGGCCACCAATCCGCCAGCAACTCTTCCCCGGCATTCGTGCCGGGGCCTCATTGAAGTATGTCTGTTACGCGGTCGAGCGATATCGCTCGAACGCCTCTTCCCCGGCATTCGTGCCGGGGCCTCATTGAAGTCGCCGAAGTGCGTCGGCACCTGGAAGAAATCGCGCCTCTTCCCCGGCATTCGTGCCGGGGCCTCATTGAAGTTTGAAACGATCCGCCGCTGATCGCGCCCTCGACTAACTCTTCCCCGGCATTCGTGGCGGGGCCTCATTGAAGTGTCGTCTGCGCGATCCGCGCATCGCGCCAACCAAAGGCTCTTCCCCGGCATTCGTGCCGGGGCCTCATTGAAGTATTTCCTGCTTCGCGCATTCCTTCGCGACCAATGACTCTTCCCCGGCATTCGTGCCGGGGCCTCATTGAAGTCCGGAGCAAGGTAGGTGACCACTATTGGCAACCGCGCGGCTCTTCCCCGGCATTCGTGCCGGGGCCTCATTGAAGTCAGCGGATCAATCATCTCATGCGCGGGCGGAACATGCCTCTTCCCCGGCATTCGTGCCGGGGCCTCATTGAAGTTTCGCGAACAGAATCGGGGTCTTGCGTCGCATCATACTCTTCCCCGGCATTCGTGCCGGGGCCTCATTGAAGTGCCTGACGCTAGCGAAATGGCGCGCGTTTGCGTCCCCTCTTCCCCGGCATTCGTGCCGGGGCCTCATTGAAGTGACGCCTCCGGGCCAAGCGACACAGCGCGTGTTCATCCTCTTCCCCGGCATTCGTGCCGGGGCCTCATTGAAGTGATGGCGAAAAAAAATCTGCATCTACCCCTCTTGCGGGCTCTTCCCCGGCATTCGTGCCGGGGCCTCATTGAAGTGCTCGGCGGACTGTTGGTCCGAGCCGACGAACGATGGCCCTCTTCCCCGGCATTCGTGCCGGGGCCTCATTGAAGTTTGGTTGTCACGCTGCTGTCGCCAACAACGGGGCAGGCCTCTTCCCCGGCATTCGTGCCGGGGCCTCATTGAAGTTGGCACTTTGCTGGGGGCAGGTTTGGGCGCGGCAGGCGTCTCTTCCCCGGCATTCGTGCCGGGGCCTCATTGAAGTCGTCAAGCGGCGGATATCCGCAGATGCCTGCATTCCTCTTCCCCGGCATTCGTGCCGGGGCCTCATTGAAGTCGCATGGGCAACACTAACAACGTCGCTCGTCGGACCTCTTCCCCGGCATTCGTGCCGGGGCCTCATTGAAGTTGGCACGGCGATGCAGCAAAGTCGGCGAGTGCTGTCTCTTCCCCGGCATTCGTGCCGGGGCCTCATTGAAGTTATGATTTTTGTGACTGTATCGCAGCCATGCCGATCACTCTTCCCCGGCATTCGTGCCGGGGCCTCATTGAAGTCGGCGAAAGCAGCGCCGCCACACCAGAAAGCGTCAGCCTCCTCTTCCCCGGCATTCGTGCCGGGGCCTCATTGAAGTGAAGCAGCCCAAACGGGGGTGGAGCTGGTTCAGTTCCCTCTTCCCCGGCATTCGTGCCGGGGCCTCATTGAAGTTTTTTTTCGATCGCAAGACGTTGCGCCTCAACCTTCCTCTTCCCCGGCATTCGTGCCGGGGCCTCATTGAAGTCAAGAAATCCATTTGCGCGGTAAAGCGTAACATTCGCCCTCTTCCCCGGCATTCGTGCCGGGGCCTCATTGAAGTATCGTGCCCTTCTCCTCTTGGTGGCCTCACTCTCCTCTCTTCCCCGGCATTCGTGCCGGGGCCTCATTGAAGTGGCGGCAATCACCCCAGAAACACGCGACGGCCAGTTCTCTTCCCCGGCATTCGTGCCGGGGCCTCATTGAAGTGTTTTCTCCACCGCCGCCACCGCCAGCGTCCCACACCTCTTCCCCGGCATTCGTGCCGGGGCCTCATTGAAGTCTGGCTGCGCAGGGTGGACAGCACGGTGATGCCGGCCTCTTCCCCGGCATTCGTGCCGGGGCCTCATTGAAGTCGGTGCGCGCAGGATTTCTGCATAGTGGCGTCACCATCTCTTCCCCGGCATTCGTGCCGGGGCCTCATTGAAGTACAGTGTTCGCCAGTCACTGGCAGCTCACTCGCTGCCTGCTCTTCCCCGGCATTCGTGCCGGGGCCTCATTGAAGTTGCTGATAATCCTCAGCTGCCGGATCGAGGTTCCGGACTCTTCCCCGGCATTCGTGCCGGGGCCTCATTGAAGTTCGCAGCGCGCGCGGCGGCTTTTGCCGCCCATTCTTCCACGATCTCTTCCCCGGCATTCGTGCCGGGGCCTCATTGAAGTGGAATAAACCTTCTGAAGTCGAAGTGAGCGCAAACAGTGCTCTTCCCCGGCATTCGTGCCGGGGCCTCATTGAAGTTCCACAAACAGCTGGAAAGGGCAAGCGCCGCGCGTTCCCTCTTCCCCGGCATTCGTGCCGGGGCCTCATTGAAGTGAACATAAAGACCCGGTTTGCCGCGTTGCCGGAATCGTACTCTTCCCCGGCATTCGTGCCGGGGCCTCATTGAAGTTCGAACAGGTTGGCCGCACGCACGAATACCGCTTGGCTCTTCCCCGGCATTCGTGCCGGGGCCTCATTGAAGTTCGGTTCGTCCTGCCCCCGGATGCTGAGTTCTACATTCCTCTTCCCCGGCATTCGTGCCGGGGCCTCATTGAAGTGCGCCGTACGCTCGCGGCGTTACGGTGGGAATGCGGCACTCTTCCCCGGCATTCGTGCCGGGGCCTCATTGAAGTCAGGCGAACCACGCTCCCACCGCAACCGCTCAAAACGTCTCTTCCCCGGCATTCGTGCCGGGGCCTCATTGAAGTCATTCGCGCGAGGTGGTATCGTTACGACGCCGACCATCCTCTTCCCCGGCATTCGTGCTTGGGCCTCATTGAAGTCGCTCGATGCGCCAGATATCGGGCTCTAGGTGCGCATTCTCTTCCCCGGCATTCGTGCCGGGGCCTCATTGAAGTGATTACGCACCGCAACAAGCCGCCTTTCCGTGTCGCGGCTCTTCCCCGGCATTCGTGCCGGGGCCTCATTGAAGTCCCAACCGGTTGCGGCCGCTGGCATTCAAGCGCCGCACCTCTTCCCCGGCATTCGTGCCGGGGCCTCATTGAAGTGGCATCGTCGGCCACGGTTTCGATTGCCTCATCCACTCTCTTCCCCGGCATTCGTGCCGGGGCCTCATTGAAGTGGCTCCTACTCGTGTTACGCGGGCGTGTGCCCACCGTCCTCTTCCCCGGCATTCGTGCCGGGGCCTCATTGAAGTACTCCGTTGCCCAGTTTATTGCCGCCGCCCGCTCGGCTCTTCCCCGGCATTCGTGCCGGGGCCTCATTGAAGTCGCGTGGCCGCTATGAGCGGCCCGGGCTTGGCGCGCGCTCTTCCCCGGCATTCGTGCCGGGGCCTCATTGAAGTACGCCAAGCTTGAATAGCCTGCGTCATGTCGCCATCGCACTCTTCCCCGGCATTCGTGCCGGGGCCTCATTGAAGTACGCCAAGCTTGAATAGCCTGCGTCATGTCGCCATCGCACTCTTCCCCGGCATTCGTGCCGGGGCCTCATTGAAGTCAGATCGGCGGCCCTTCGCTGCCCTCGACTCCCCAGGCACTCTTCCCCGGCATTCGTGCCGGGGCCTCATTGAAGTTTGTGATCAGTGCTAGTGGCGCGAGAATCTTCAACTTGCTCTTCCCCGGCATTCGTGCCGGGGCCTCATTGAAGTGCGCGCCTACCCGAACGGCATTACTTACACCGACGGCCCTCTTCCCCGGCATTCGTGCCGGGGCCTCATTGAAGAAGAGACATCACTGTATCGGTCGGTGGCAACTGGGAGGGTGACCTCTTCCCCGGCATTCGTGCCGGGGCCTCATTGAAGACCCAGGCCGCAAAGCACGAAGAGCCATACAACCCCAGGCTCTTCCCCGGCATTCGTGCCGGGGCCTCATTGAAGACTGCATGGCGGGCGGTTTGGGTTGGTGGCGGGGGCGCTTCTCTTCCCCGGCATTCGTGCCGGGGCCTCATTGAAGAGAGGACAGGACGAGACGTGCCAGGCGCGGTCTTGTCGCTCTTCCCCGGCATTCGTGCCGGGGCCTCATTGAAGATGCATAAACCCACGGTGGCGGTTCGTCGTATGGTGGTCTCTTCCCCGGCATTCGTGCCGGGGCCTCATTGAAGACGGTGGTCGCGTTGCAGCAGCGACGACCACCACTGTGACCTCTTCCCCGGCATTCGTGCCGGGGCCTCATTGAAGATGCGTAGCGCGTTACCACACGCGCGCCCACTACAGTGCTCTTCCCCGGCATTCGTGCCGGGGCCTCATTGAAGACTTGCCCGCCGGGTCTTTCTGTGCATCAAGCCCTGCGGCTCTTCCCCGGCATTCGTGCCGGGGCCTCATTGAAGAGCACTGCTTGGGGGCTGCGCGGCTCCGGCGGCTGATTGGGCTCTTCCCCGGCATTCGTGCCGGGGCCTCATTGAAGACGCGCCCAAATGCGAAAACCCAACGAAAAACTATGCCTCTTCCCCGGCATTCGTGCCGGGGCCTCATTGAAGGATGGTCGGGAACATCATCTCGGCGTTTTCCTTGGCGCTCTTCCCCGGCATTCGTGCCGGGGCCTCATTGAAGGACGCCAAAAGATTCGGCAGAGGCAACGTCCGGCACGCTCTTCCCCGGCATTCGTGCCGGGGCCTCATTGAAGCTTCCTATAAGACGTTGCGCTATAAACCGATTCATTCACTTCCCCGGCATTCGTGCCGGGGCCTCATTGAAGCCTGCTGACGCCATCGACGCGGTGCGCCAGACTGCTATCCTCTTCCCCGGCATTCGTGCCGGGGCCTCATTGAAGCATCACCGAAGAGCTCGACATGTCGCCCAATGCAGTGCCTCTTCCCCGGCATTCGTGCCGGGGCCTCATTGAAGGGGCCTCGATGACGTTGACCACGCGCCCAGCATCGATCTCTTCCCCGGCATTCGTGCCGGGGCCTCATTGAAGCCGTCCGATCCGAAACCGTGTCTCGGCTAGAGGAGCTACTCTTCCCCGGCATTCGTGCCGGGGCCTCATTGAAGTCGCACCACGTCCGCCAAGTCCTGCAGCGCGGCTTCTGCTCTTCCCCGGCATTCGTGCCGGGGCCTCATTGAAGCGATTGGATGAGGCATGATTCAAACCGTCGGGGATGGTCTCTTCCCCTACATTCGTGCCGGGGCCTCATTGAAGCCCACGGCGCAGGGAGCCGGCAGTCTCGAGCGAGACCTCCTCTTCCCCGGCATTCGTGCCGGGGCCTCATTGAAGCTCCTCGCTGGGCTCGGTCTCGTCGAGGATGACGGGCCCTCTTCCCCGGCATTCGTGCCGG from Elioraea tepida harbors:
- the cas2 gene encoding CRISPR-associated endonuclease Cas2, producing the protein MRSTDHLFVIAYDVRDPRRWRRLFRVMNGRGEWLQLSVFQARLSRRGLVELKAAVSAVIRHDEDHVLILDLGPADDVKPRVVSLGKAFVPVARAPIIV